CACGTTTACTTATACTATGTAACTAAGCATTAGTTTCTACTACATAGAAATCTTACGACGTGAATTGTTTATAAAATCTCAAGCTCCCATCGACGCTGTTGTCCCTCCCACTTTCCTCATGAAGTCGATTTCCACGATCCTTATACCCATAATCGTCGGACTGTGCTCGGTATTCCTATTTCGTGATCGAATAGACGACTTGACTGCGACTTTGAAGAAGTACTATAACGACAACTACATCTCGACGACCGCGACACACGAGCCAGTGAACGCATTGCCAAGAACAACCACTGCGACAGACCAGCAACCAGAAGAACAGGAGCCACATCTATACGCCACCGAAATGTCGGTCCCACGCACGATTCGCAAGGTCTTTGAGGCCATTGAGCAGGCAGAGGGAGCGGGCGCAAGGGTGCGCAGGTCGATAGGCACGCCGGCGCTGAGACAATTCAGCCCTTTCCTGATGCTGGACCACTTTTCCATTAAGCCCGGTGCAGGGTTTCCCGACCAGTATGTTTGCGCATCCCCCCTAGTTTTAAATAAATCTATTCCCTGCTAACATGTTTACAACCCCCTCCAAAAGCCCCCACCGTGGCCAGGAGACGATAACGTACCTCCTCACTGGAGCCGTCGACCATGAGGACTTTGCGGGCAACAAGGGAACGATCGAGGCGGGAGACCTGCAGTTCATGACGGCTGGGCGGGGAATCATGCACGCCGAGATGCCGCGCCAGAACCCGGACGGGTCGGCCAACGTCGGCCTCCAGCTCTGGGTCGACCTGCCAACCCACCTCAAGTCGTGCGAGCCGCGGTACCGCGACCTGCGGGCGTCTGAGATTCCTCGCGCAGACGTCGACGAAGGTAAGGTTTCCGTTAAGATCATCTCGGGCCAGAGCCACGGCGTCGACTCGGTCAAGGATCTCGCCTACACGCCCGTCTGGATCCTCGACGTCACCATCCAGCCGGGTGGCAAGATCTCGCAGCCGCTGCCcgagggctggaatgccttTGCCTACACgctcgacggcggcgacgtcATACTCCGCGACGGAGCCGGCACTGGTGCCAGGACGGTACCGCAGTACCACATGGTCGTGTTTGAGCCCAAGGGTGAGATCGTGGTGGCCGAGGTTGATGCGGGCGCGGACCAGGCGGCGCGCTTCGTGCTCGTGGCCGGCACGCCGCTGGATCAGCCCGTCGTGCAGCACGGGCCGTTTGTCGTCAACAGCAAGGAGGAGATCTACAAGGCCATCTTTGATTTCCAGACCCATTCGAACGGGTTCGAGAGGGCAAAGGGGTGGGAGAGTGAGATTGGAAAGTCGATGAGAGATTGAGACGATCTGGGATTTGTTGGGATGATGCGAGAGAGTATAGATGGCATATTAGCGACGTTTTGGAAGTGACGTGATGATACCCATGCCTGCAAACCTAGTAATACTGGATTTGTTAATAGACTTTTTTTCATGTCGAGTTGAGATTGACAAGTGACGAGAGCAGTTACTCGTAGAAACGGTGAATTATGAAGGTTTTCCGATTCGGTATAAATGGATTTGTCTATATGCTAATGTCAGCGGATAGTAAAAATTGCCGATATTATAGCCATCCCATCAGCGCAAGACAGAGAAAGCCCTCGCAGTCCGCCCGTGAAGGCTATTTGTCAGTATTTGCCGCATTCTTTCCTCTCAAGGTTGAGGCGGCGCTCCTCACGCAGCATGTTTTCGCAGTGCATCTGCCGGGCTCCCAGCATGTCGCATATAGTACTCCCGGCCACTGTTTGTCTCGGATGTCTGTCGAGCCCCGAACTAAGCCAAAAACTTTAAATGAAGGCAAGATTTACAATTTTGCTCAaatcaaagcaaaaacccctTCCCAGGCTATATATCCGTGGCTGCACCATCACAAACCGTCGAGGTTTAGCTCTGACCGCGGACGCCAGGCTCGTTTTTATTGGGACTGAGAATGCCGACAATCATGGCGCCGTCCGTGTCACGCATACAAGTGTTTCCGCGGTATATTTTGTCCTTCACCACCAGAGCGCATATAGCTCTCCCTGGCGTTGTCGCGAGTGTGTCTAGCGAAATCAACGGCCTACAGCTCATTCCCGCCACGACTGCGCCATATGTCCTTGTCGGACCCGCCGGCTAGCAGTTCCGTGACGTTATCAAAGCCGACCCCAGAGCGCCGCCTCCATCAGGGCGGTGCAGCCGTTTGTGGGCTCGGCATTCGGGTCGGCGCGGTACTTCAGGATAAGCGTGATAATGGAAGGGGTGGCGTCACCGGCGGCTTTGTGTAAAGCCGTGAAACCTGTCGTATAAGTAAAACCATAGATCTTCACGGTTTCAATGCTGCTGAGAAAGACGTTCTTCTGGATCAAGCCATAGAGATACTCCTCCAGCACGTCGGTCTGGCCTAGAGCCACACTGGGCATAATTTTGCAATGTGCCATTGGTCCAGCCGGCTGACCTCGATTGGGCTTTTTGTATGAGTAGTCATGAGGCCGGCCTGCTGATTCAAGTGCTTCAGCGCCGACCGCATGTGTGGAGTCAAGCTATCGTCCTCCAGACAGACCATTTCATTGGCCTCGGATGATGTGTGATCGTTCCCAGCTTTGATTGGAAGGGGCTGCAGATACATCGCTCTAGTTTCCCGGCGATGCTTGGTCCCCGACTTCCTTGTTCTTTCTCACAGGAAGATAACCATggtccttgcccttggcaTCCTGCCGAATACGGAGGGAGAAAAAATGTCCCGAGGGATTACAGCATGACTATAAAAGACTGCTATGCTTTCCGACCAAGCGATGTTTACTTGTAGTCTTCCATGGATATCGGATTTCGCGGTTGTGTCGCCAATTTGAATCTTGGCCTGGCCACAGCAGCCCCATAAACCTCCCCAGGACCGACACCGCCATTGATAaaagattcttttttttcccagtGGCAAA
The Pyricularia oryzae 70-15 chromosome 1, whole genome shotgun sequence DNA segment above includes these coding regions:
- a CDS encoding pirin, translated to MKSISTILIPIIVGLCSVFLFRDRIDDLTATLKKYYNDNYISTTATHEPVNALPRTTTATDQQPEEQEPHLYATEMSVPRTIRKVFEAIEQAEGAGARVRRSIGTPALRQFSPFLMLDHFSIKPGAGFPDHPHRGQETITYLLTGAVDHEDFAGNKGTIEAGDLQFMTAGRGIMHAEMPRQNPDGSANVGLQLWVDLPTHLKSCEPRYRDLRASEIPRADVDEGKVSVKIISGQSHGVDSVKDLAYTPVWILDVTIQPGGKISQPLPEGWNAFAYTLDGGDVILRDGAGTGARTVPQYHMVVFEPKGEIVVAEVDAGADQAARFVLVAGTPLDQPVVQHGPFVVNSKEEIYKAIFDFQTHSNGFERAKGWESEIGKSMRD